The Engystomops pustulosus chromosome 1, aEngPut4.maternal, whole genome shotgun sequence genome has a window encoding:
- the FZD10 gene encoding frizzled-10 has protein sequence MDISAQLSSSLLLVLLGICLCSGISSIDTDRTGDGKCQAIEIPMCKDIGYNMTRMPNLMGHENQREAAIQLHEFAPLVEYGCHSHLKFFLCSLYAPMCTEQVSTPIPACRVMCEQARIKCSPIMEQFNFKWPDSLDCSKLPNKNDPNYLCMEAPNNGSEEAPRGSSMLPPLYRPQRPSSGLEPQPKDLPSRTTCENSGKFHHVEKSASCAPLCTSGVDVYWSKNDKKFAFIWIAIWSILCFFSSAFTVLTFLIDPQRFKYPERPIIFLSMCYCVYSVGYIIRLFAGADSIACDKDSGQLYVIQEGLESTGCTIVFLILYYFGMASSLWWVILTLTWFLAAGKKWGHEAIEANSSYFHLAAWAIPAVKTIMILVMRRVAGDELTGVCYVGSMDVNALTGFVLIPLACYLIIGTSFILSGFVALFHIRRVMKTGGENTDKLEKLMVRIGVFSVLYTVPATCVIACYFYERLNMDYWKILATKDKCKLNSQTKTMDCTMTNSIPAVEIFMVKIFMLLVVGITSGMWIWTSKTLQSWQNVFSKRLKKRSRRKPASVITSTGIYKKTQHPQKVNHGKYESALQPPTCV, from the coding sequence ATGGATATCTCAGCTCAGCTCTCATCATCCCTTCTGCTTGTGCTGCTAGGAATATGCCTCTGCTCTGGGATCAGCTCCATAGACACAGACCGGACTGGGGATGGCAAGTGCCAAGCCATAGAAATTCCCATGTGTAAAGACATTGGCTACAACATGACCAGGATGCCCAACCTGATGGGACACGAGAACCAGAGGGAGGCAGCTATCCAGCTCCATGAGTTTGCCCCTCTGGTAGAGTATGGTTGTCACAGTCACTTGAAGTTCTTCTTGTGCTCTCTGTATGCTCCTATGTGCACTGAGCAGGTGTCCACCCCTATCCCAGCCTGCAGGGTCATGTGTGAGCAGGCCAGGATTAAGTGTTCCCCTATCATGGAGCAGTTTAATTTCAAGTGGCCAGACTCCCTGGATTGTAGCAAACTGCCGAACAAAAATGACCCAAACTACCTGTGTATGGAGGCGCCTAACAATGGGTCAGAGGAGGCTCCCAGAGGATCTAGCATGCTGCCTCCTTTATACAGACCACAGAGACCCAGCAGTGGACTTGAGCCCCAGCCTAAGGATCTACCCAGCAGAACAACCTGTGAGAACTCAGGAAAGTTCCACCATGTGGAGAAGAGTGCTTCTTGTGCCCCACTATGCACCTCTGGAGTAGATGTTTACTGGAGCAAGAATGACAAAAAGTTTGCCTTTATCTGGATTGCTATCTGGTCTATCCTGTGCTTCTTCTCCAGTGCTTTTACTGTGCTCACCTTCCTGATAGATCCTCAGCGCTTCAAGTATCCAGAGAGGCCTATCATATTCTTGTCCATGTGTTACTGTGTATATTCTGTTGGATACATCATCCGCCTGTTTGCTGGAGCAGACAGCATAGCTTGTGATAAAGACAGTGGCCAGCTCTATGTCATCCAGGAGGGTCTAGAGAGCACTGGCTGTACCATAGTGTTCCTCATACTCTACTACTTCGGTATGGCCAGCTCCTTATGGTGGGTGATTCTGACACTGACCTGGTTCCTAGCCGCAGGGAAAAAATGGGGACATGAAGCTATAGAGGCCAACAGTAGCTATTTTCATTTGGCTGCCTGGGCTATCCCAGCTGTGAAGACCATCATGATCCTGGTAATGAGGAGAGTCGCTGGTGATGAGCTCACAGGGGTTTGTTATGTTGGCAGCATGGATGTCAATGCTCTGACAGGCTTTGTGCTCATTCCCTTGGCCTGTTACCTCATCATTGGCACTTCTTTTATTCTCTCTGGCTTTGTGGCCCTTTTCCACATAAGGAGAGTCATGAAAACAGGGGGAGAAAACACTGACAAACTAGAAAAACTCATGGTCAGGATTGGAGTCTTTTCTGTCCTGTACACTGTCCCTGCCACTTGTGTCATTGCTTGCTATTTCTACGAGCGTCTTAACATGGACTACTGGAAAATACTTGCCACGAAAGATAAGTGTAAACTCAACAGTCAGACTAAAACCATGGATTGTACAATGACAAACTCTATTCCAGCTGTAGAAATTTTTATGGTGAAAATATTTATGTTACTAGTTGTGGGTATCACCAGTGGGATGTGGATATGGACTTCTAAAACCTTACAGTCGTGGCAGAATGTTTTCAGCAAAAGGTTAAAGAAAAGGAGCAGGAGAAAACCTGCAAGTGTTATCACAAGTACAGGAATTTACAAAAAGACTCAGCATCCACAAAAAGTGAATCATGGAAAGTATGAATCAGCCTTACAGCCTCCAACCTGTGTATGA